The sequence GCGCGGGGGCCACTCGCCGCGCGGGGGCCGGCCGATCGTGGCGAGGAGGTCGCCCCACTGCTCACGGACGGCGGCGAGGTCGTCGGCGACCTGCGCAGCGAGGGCGGCCTCGGTGTCGTCGAGGGCCTGGCGGACGGCGGTGGTGGGGATGGTGGTCATGGCTGCGGCTCCGGGGTGGTGTCGAGGATCTGCTGGATGCGGTCGGCGTAGACCGCTGCTGCGCCCTGTGGTGATCCGGCGCGCATGCGGTGGGCGAGGGCGCGTACGCGGCCGAGGGTGGCCTCGGCGGTGGCCGCGCGGTGCAACGCACTCTCGGCCCCGGCGAGCAGCGTCTCGCCGGTCTGCTGGCGGAGTGCGTCAAGGCGTCCGGCGTACGTGTCGGCGGCGGCCTGGCGCTGCGCCTCGACGGCCCGGTACGCGAGCAGCTGCTCGGCAAGGTCGGCGGCGTCCTGCTCGGCCTCGCGGATCGCGGCGTGCGCGGCGGCGAGCTGCTGCCGGTGCTGCGCCTCCTGACGGCCGAGCGCGGCGCGGGCGGTGTCGGCGTCGGCCAGCTCGGCATCGACGTGCGCGCGGAGGAGTGCCGCTTCGGCCGGGGTGACGGGGGCGGTGCGCTGGATGCGGGAGAGCAGCACGAGCAGGGAGTCACGGCGGGCAGTGCGCTCGGCGGCGGCGCGCTTGCGGGCGCGGCGCTCCTTGCTCGGCCTGGTGCGGCGGGTCATCAGACACGCTTCCAAGTCGTCGTGGCCTGCTCGATGTGGCCGGACACGACACCCTTCACGGGCTCGCCGTACGCGTCCGTCGTGTGGTGCGTGAGCTGTCCGTGAGCAGCACCGACCGTGTTGTACGGGCCGTATGCGGTGGTGTACTCCGGGCCGTCCCAGAGGAACCGCGGCGAGGCGACGTTGCCGCGCTCCCAGTCAGGGTTGTTGCGGCGCTCCTTGCGGATGACGACAACGCGGAACAGTGCCTGGTCGTCGGAAACGAGTCTGCGGGCCATGGATGGTTCTCCGGGGTGGTGGGGCCCGCCGTGGTGGCGGGCCCCGGAACGGTCAGCGGTGGGGCTGGGAGCCGCACACGCGGCGGCAGGTGAAGCAGTAGTTCGGGTCTCGCTCGTCGCTCACTCGCGGGCCCGGTCGGCGAGGACCCGGCACGTGGTGCAGCCGGGGGTGCACCCGGTGCTTTCGGTGCGGGCGAGGCGGGCGAGGGCGCGATCACGTCGGCGGCGGCGCTGCCCGGCGGTGCCGAACGGAACGTCGGTGTACAGCAGCGACGGGGAGCGGAGCAGCCCCGCCCGGTGCGCCCAGTAGCGCCACCGGGGGCGGTACGCGCGGGCCCTCATCGGCCGGCCTCGGCGTTCCGGGCGTTCGCCTCGGCGAGGGCGTCGGCGTCGAACGGCGGCTCTCCCACGGCGTCGGCCCTCTCGTCGAACCGGTCGGCGAGCTGGCGCAGGGCGTACGCGAACTCACGCGGGCTCATGCCCGGGTGAGCGGCGTCCACGACGTTGTCCCTGGTCGGCTCGGTGTCGTCGGTGGACGCGGGCCAGATACCGACGTAGGCGGCGGCGCTGAGACCGGCGACGGCGAAGAGACGGCGGTCGGCGCAGTGGATGTGTCGGGTGGTCACAGGGTGCCCTTCCTGGTGCAGTGGCCGGTGTGGCACCGGGTCTCGCCGCTGGCGACGTAGTGGACGTGGTGGCCTTGGGCGGCGAGGTAGTCGGCAGCGTCGCGAGCGGCGTTGGTGCGGCCGACAAGGTGGGGTTGCAGCACCCGTACGGCGGCGGGCGCCTGGGGCGGGGTGCTCATCGGCCGGCCTGCTGGTCGCGGTAGGCGCGGGTCCGGTACTGGTGGGTGTCGTTGGTACGCGTCCGGGTGCCGTTGTGGCTGGTGCAGAGCTGTCGGGCGGGGGCCTTGCAGCGGGGGCACGGCACGGCGAGCTGCGGGAACGCGAGCGGCTGCTCCTCGGCGGCGTCGGGCTGCGGTGCGGGCTCGGGCGCAAGGGCGGCGGCGCGGCCACCGAGCAGCTTGACGACCTCGCGCATGCCGCTGCACCACGCGACGCGGCCCCGGTATCTGTCCGCGCGCATCTCGGCGTCGCGGTCGGTCAGGCGCTCGCTGGCCTCGTCGGCGAGCAGGCGGGTGTGCGCGGCAAGGAGCACGCGGGAGGCGGCGAGGGCGGTCTCGGGGGTGTGCTCGGCAGGGTCGAGCAACGCGTCACGGACGGCGGCCACGGTGTCGCCGCGGTTGAAGTCGAGGTTGTCGCGCTGCTCGGCGGCGGCCTGGTCGTCGTCCTCGCCGGGGTCGACGAACTCGCGGTCGGGGTGGATGAGCGCGGCGGCCCACGTCGACCAGCCGCGGGCCTGACCGAGTGCGGTGATCTGCTCGGCGAGCAGCCGTGCGTGCCGGTTGAGGTAGTCGGCGGCGATCTGCGGGGCGCGGCGGTGGGGGATGTCGTCGGCGATCTCGTCGACCAGCGCCGTGATGGTGTCGGGGTGCTCGGCGGCGAGGTGGTCGGCGTCGGCCTGGCCCTGCTCCAGCTCGGCCAGGCGCTCGCGGAGCCGGCCGTTTTCGCGGCGGGCGTCCTCCAGCTCGATCGCGGTCGTGGCGTACAGGCGGACGGCGTGATCGGCGCGTGCTTCCCACGTGAGCCCGGTCGGCTGCTCCGTGGTCGTGGTGAGTCCGGCGAGGCGGCGCAGCAGCTTCACGGCGTCACCGCGGCCGGGGTCGCACTCGTGGTCCTGGGGAAGGGCCTCGATGGCGTCGGCCCCGCCGAGCAGCGCGCCACGGCGTACGGCGGCCTCGGTGAACGGGTCGAGGAGCGGGGGCTCGGCCGGCTGAATGTCGGCGAGCTGCGGAACGGTGCGGGCACGCTCGTACGTATGGTCGCCGTCGTGCCCTGCGAGGTCGAGGCACTGGCGGCCGCACGCGGACTCTGCGGTGCGGCACTGGTCGGGCTGGGTGTTCATGGGGTCCTCTCGAATGTGGAGCGAGGGGGGGCGTGGGTTGCTCACGCGCGCGGCGGGCGGTGCGACCGGTCGCCGCGCGGGGGAGATCAGAACGGGGGCTCTCCGGGGCGTTGCTGTCCCCATCCGTTCTGCTGCTGGCCGGTGGTCCACTGGTCGCGGGCGGGCTGCTGTGCCCCGTATCCGCCGGTGTTGGACTGCTGGGACTGCTGGCGGCTCTGATTGCCGTTGGTCTTCGTGACGGCGGCGGTGGCGCTCTTGAGCGAGGGGCCGACTTCCTCGGCCTCGACCTCGTACACGGTGCGCTTGACGCCTTCGCGGTCCTCGTACGAGCGCTGTTTCAGGGCTCCTTGGACGATGACGCGCATGCCGCGCTGGAGTGATCCGGCGACGTTTTCGGCGAGGGAGCGCCAGGCGGTGACGGTGAGGAACAGGGACTCGGCGTCTTTCCACTCGTTCGTCTGGCGGTCGAACGTGCGGGGGGTGGACGCCATGCGGAACTTCGCGACCGGGTGGCCGGCCGGGGTGAACTTCAGCTCGGGGTCGTCGACGAGGTTGCCGACGATGGTGATTACGGTTTCGCCTGCCATCAGGCGGCCTGCCTTTCGGGGGTGGTGGTGCGGTATGCGGCGCGGGCGGCGGTGTTCTTGCACGCCCGGCACTTCCGGGTGCCGTTCTTCGCGCGGATGGTGTTCTCGGCGTCGAATGGGTGGCCGCGGTGGCATGCGGTCTGGGCGGCGCGCAACGCGACGTGGTTGGTCGAGGCGAGGAGGTTCACGCGGTGCGTGACGGCGCGGAGGTGGCTCGGGCGGACACAGGCGCGGTTGCGGCAGCGGTGGTCAACGTCGAGGTCGGCCGGGAGCGGGAGACCGGCGAGCCGGTACGCGTGCCGGTGGGCCTTGACGGTGCGGCCGAGCCAGAACGTGCCGTAGCCCTTCTCGTTGGTCGCGCCGGTCCATTCGTGGCAGTGGCCGAGGACTCCGCGGACGAGGGGGAGGGGGCCATCGAACGCGACGCGGGACCAGTAGCGCCATGCTGCGGTAGGGCGGGGCCTGGGCGGCATGGGCGGGTCCTTCCGGTCTGAGCGACGGCTCGCAGGTCTAGAAACGTACGTATGTTTCTGGAGAGAAACGTAACACGAAGGGGAGTGCCCGATTACGCCTGTGCGGCACCCCCCTTCGTGAGGGCCTACGCGGCCCGCAGGGCGGCGGCGATGGCGTCGGGGGCGGCGATGGTCCACCCGGCGTCGCGGAGGTCGCGCACGGCCCTGCGGCCTTGCTCCTCGGGGGTGTTGGTCGGGTGCTCCCGGATGGTGGCGGCGATGATCGCGGCCACGGCGTCGGGGATCACCGCTGGCTGCCGGTGATGTGGCGGGCGGTGGTCTGGCCGGTGGCCTGGCGGGCGATCGGCGGGCGGCGCATCAGGGCGGCGAGGTTGTCGCGCTCGGCGGCGATGGCGAGCACGGCGGCGGCCCGGTTTACCGCGGCCTGTCGGTCGTAGTCGGCGCGGTGCCGTGCGTCGCGGGCGGCGGCTTCCGCCTGCTCCCGGGCGGCCCGCTCGGTGGCAAGCTGCTGCTCGGCCCCGTTCACCTCGCGGAGGGTCCGCCACCCGAACCCCTGGGCCTCCTCGACGATGACGTACGCCCCGTCGGCGGCCCACTGGCGCACCATGCGGTCGCGGGCCTTGCGGTCCGACGTGGTGCGCACCGCCGGGCGGTCCGGACGTGAGTCCCAACTCGCCGTGACGCGCCACGCGGTGGCGTTCCGGGTGCGCTCCCGGCCGTCGGCCCGGCGGCGGTGGGTACGGCCGTGCTTCATGCGGTTCATACGGGTTGCTCCTCACGGGTGGTGCTGGCGGCTCGCGCTTCGGCCTCGGCGACGATCGCGGCGGCGCGGGCGTTGCCGCCGACGGACCCCCGCCACATGCGGTGACCGGGCAAGCGGTGCAT is a genomic window of Streptomyces sp. YPW6 containing:
- a CDS encoding HNH endonuclease signature motif containing protein, translated to MPPRPRPTAAWRYWSRVAFDGPLPLVRGVLGHCHEWTGATNEKGYGTFWLGRTVKAHRHAYRLAGLPLPADLDVDHRCRNRACVRPSHLRAVTHRVNLLASTNHVALRAAQTACHRGHPFDAENTIRAKNGTRKCRACKNTAARAAYRTTTPERQAA
- a CDS encoding single-stranded DNA-binding protein gives rise to the protein MAGETVITIVGNLVDDPELKFTPAGHPVAKFRMASTPRTFDRQTNEWKDAESLFLTVTAWRSLAENVAGSLQRGMRVIVQGALKQRSYEDREGVKRTVYEVEAEEVGPSLKSATAAVTKTNGNQSRQQSQQSNTGGYGAQQPARDQWTTGQQQNGWGQQRPGEPPF